The genomic interval ATACGTATAGGCGCTTCCGGAAACAGGAACCATAGAAGCAAACTCTGCATATGCAAAGGCGGCAAAACTACAAGCTACAGCCGTAAATATAAATAAGAAGATCACAGCAGGACCGCCGTCGGCACTAGCCTTTCCGATTGTACTGAAAATTCCCGCACCAATAATGGCGGCAATTCCAAAAGCAGTAAGATCTCTTACACCCAGTGTTTTATTTAGAGATGCGCCATGATCACCATAGCCCTTTTCGGCATCTTCTAATATTTTAGTGACAGACTTTTTTCTGAAAAGATTTTCAAACATAATGGGCAAATCGGTTAGATGGTTTCAGGTTAGCTTAACGCCTGTCTGAAATACAGACAGGCGCCAATTGGCTCAAAGTATAAAAAATTAATCTAATTTATCTAATTCATCCTTTACAAAGGAAGCCAGCTCTTTAATATATCCACTGCTGAAATCGAATTTAATACCCGCAGTTTCATAAATTTCATTCATTGGTTTAGTATAACCCAAAGCTAACGCATCCAGATATTGCTGTAACGCTTTTTCAGGATTCTCTTTGTAATTTTTCCAGATCGCAATCGCACCTAACTGTGCAATCGCATATTCTATATAATAGAAGGGAACTTCAAAAAGATGTAATTGTTTTTGCCAGATGTTACCAAACTCCTGCTCCAGACCATCCCAGTTAGAGAAGCCTGCCCCAAATCTTTCATAGATCTGTTTGAAAGCTACTTCTCTGTCGGCAGCATTATTTGTAGGGTTAGTATAAATCCAATGTTGGAACTGATCAATCACCGCTACCCATGGTAAAGTTTTCAGTACATCCTGCAACTGCTCTTTTTTAGCACGGACCAGATCGGCAGGGTTATCAAAATAAATATCCCATTGATCCATTGAAATCAATTCCATACTCATAGAAGCTAATTCTGCAACTTCCGAAGGACAGTGTTTAAAGTCATTCAGTTCCAGGCTGGCCGTCAAAAAAGTATGAATCGCATGGCCGCCTTCATGAACCATCGTAGTCAGATCTCTCAGTGAACCTGCTGAGTTCATGAAAATAAACGGAGCACCCGTCTCTGCCAGTGGATAGTTGTATCCTCCCGGAGCCTTACCTTTTCTGCTTTCTACATCAAACAGGTTATTCGCTTTCATGATCGAAAGCATGCGGCCTAATTCAGGATCAATCGCAGTAAAAGCAGCAATAGTTTTGTCAATCAGTTCTTCACCATTTTTGAATGGCTTCAAAGCGGCTTTACCAGAAGTACTGACTTCCATATCCCATGGCTTCAATTCTTCCAGGCTTAACGATTCAGCTCTTTTCTCTGCCTGCTCCCTTAATATAGGTACGATTTCATTTTCTATTGCTTCATGGAATGCATAACAATCCTTTGCGCTATAATCGAATCTGCCCAAAGCCTGGAACATATAGTCTCTGTAGTTTTCAAATCCTGCATTCAGCGCTACCTCATGACGCATGGCTATCAACTCATCAAATACAATATTTAAAGCATCTTTATCTACCAGGCGGCGTTGCTGGATAGTTTCCCATGCCTGCTGACGCACTGCTCTGTCTATATCTTTCGTTAAAACAGCTGCCTGTTCTAAAGTATATTCCTTGTCATTGATCACCACACTCATGGCACCAGTAGTGGCCTGGTATTTTTGCTGGGTAATTTGCAGTTTCGTAAACAGCTCAACGTTTTCTTCTCTGTAGATCTCCAGTGCTTTTTTAATCGCCCGTAAATAAACAAAGTATTTAGTCTGGTCCAGCTCCTCAATAAACGGACTGTCTACCAGTTTTTGATTTAATAAATTTGCAACAGGAGAGATCTTCGGCTCAATCTCTGTAGCGAAATATTGAAAGCTGCCTACCAATTCTTCATTGGCAGTATCACAGCTCATTTTGATATATCTCCAGGCAAAATCTTCTTCCAGTGCAGCTTCAAATTCACTTTTGTCTTTAAGCCATTTTTCGAGCTCACCGGCATTGGTAATTTTTCTGTCTAATAATTCATCCAGCACAGGAGAAAGGTTTTCCCATTTAATCTCCAGTGTCTGCGGGATATAAGTCCTGATTTTTTTCGTAATGATAAGATTGCTCATCGGTCTAGAATTTTAAAATTGTTCTTAAAAAAGCATCGAGCAAAAAGCAGGCTGCAAAAATCACAGAGGCGAATCCATTGGTGGTCGCAAATGCTTTGTTCACTTTACTGATGTCATTAGGCTTAACCAGCAGGTGCTGATAAATCAGCATTGAACAAAAGAAGGTTACGCCAATGTAATAAGCCCAGCTGAAAGTAGAAAATACGATCGGTAAGATCACACAGATCGCAGACAGGACATGTAAGAATTCAGATAATCTGAGTGCTTTTTTTCTGCCCAGGGCTGAAGGGATCGAGTGTAATTTCTCTCCTTTATCAAACTCTTCATCCTGCAGCGCATAAATAATGTCAAACCCGCTTACCCAGAATAATACAGCAAGCGAATAAAGCACAGGAACCAATGCGAAATGACCGGTTACAGCAATATAGGCACCAATAGGAGCAAGCGATAAGCCCAGTCCGAGTACCATATGGCATAATGCAGTAAATCTTTTGGTATAGCTATAAAACAGGACGACAAAAAGTGCAACGGGAGAGAGGTACAGGCATAATGGATTAATGAATGCTGTGGTAACGATGAAAAGCACGCAGTTCACGATTACAAAGATCAGGGCTTCATTCGCGGAAACTTTTCCTGCTGGAATATCGCGCATGTTCGTCCGCGGATTCTTTGCATCAATGTCCCTGTCCAGATACCTGTTAAACGCCATGGCAGAATTTCTGGCGAATACCATACAAAGGAGTACTAACAACAAAATCACCCAGTTGAAAGGATGATCTGTAGTGGTAACTCCTAAAAAAAAACCAATCATCGCAAAAGGTAGTGCGAAGACTGAATGTGCAAAAAGCACGAGTGAAAAATACTTCTTCATTTAAATTGTTGTATTAATCTTCTTCTGGCGTCAGGATAGGCATTGCAAAATCAAGATTGGTCTGATCAACAAAGTTCAGAATCTCATCTCTTCCAACTAACTTCTCTGCTGAGGTTGTAAATATTGGTGGAATTTCTTCAAACCATCCTGAAAGTTCTTTTTTGAAGAGTGCTATATTCTGGTGTGTTTTTGAAGTAGACTGCTTATCGGTCTTGGTAAAGGCCAGCACAAACGGGATCTGGATCTCTCCCATCCAGCAGCAGAACTCAATGTCAATCTTTTGTGGCGGAATACGACTGTCAATTAAAACGAATACACATTGTAAACTTTCTCTTTTAGTGATGTAATTACGGATAAATTTTTCCCAGCTTTCACGGCTGTTTTTAGAAACTTTCGCATATCCATAACCTGGTAAATCGACGATATACCACTTCTCGTTGATCAAAAAGTGGTTGATTAACTGTGTTTTTCCTGGTTTTTGAGATGTTTTTGCCAATCCATGCTGGTTAACAAGCATATTGATCAGGGACGACTTTCCTACGTTTGAGCGGCCAATAAAAGCATATTCGGGCATGTTGGCTACTGGCAGTGCCGAAATCTTGGTATTACTGCAAATAAATGTTGCTGATTTTATAATCATTTGACAAAGGTAGAAAATTAGTTTTCAACAATACTTATCTTTGCGACACACCATGAACGAAAAAATAACTCCATACCAATCTGCTACGATCACGAAAAAGGAGCAAGTGACCACAATGTTTGATAATATTGCTGGTACTTATGACTTCCTGAATCATTTCCTTTCTGCAGGAATAGACATTCTATGGCGTAAAAAGGCCATTCGTGAATTGTCAGCACTGAAGCCGCAACATATTTTAGATGTAGCTACAGGAACGGGTGACCTTGCTTTTGAAGCGATCAAAATACTTCATCCTAAAAAAATTACAGGTGTAGATATTTCTGCCGGAATGCTGGAAGTAGCCCGTAAAAAAATCACGGACCGTAATTTACAGGACATTTTCAGTGTAGAAATCGGAGATTCTGAAGGTCTTAAGTTTGAAGACAACCATTTTGATGCGATTACGGTGGCCTTTGGCGTCCGGAATTATCAGGATCTTGAAAAGGGATTGTCAGACATGCTGCGGGTATTAAAGCCGGGTGGAAAAGTTGTGATCCTGGAGTTTTCAAAACCTGTGGCATTCCCGGTAAAACAACTGTATAATTTTTATTTCAAATCTATATTACCGGTTTTCGGGAAAATATTCTCGAAGGATGCCAGAGCGTATACTTATCTGAATGAATCGGCAGTTGCATTTCCCGATGGAAAGTCTTTTATTGCGGTGATGGATAAAGTGGGTTACCAAACAACTAAACACAGACCACTGACCTTTGGGATCAGTACAATATATACCGGAATAAAGGGTTAAGCCATTCAGATGAAATTAAAAATAAGCCTGTTTTTTGTTCTTCTTTTTTCAGTCGCTATTGCCAGAGCTCAAAACTGGGGTGGTGGTGTTGATGATGAGAATGTACACTTTGGGTTTACTTTTCAATATACCGGGTCTTCTTATAAGGTTAAGAAAAAGCAGAACTGGAGAGATCCTTATCAGTCAATGGCTGATCCGTCCAGGGGGGCGATCACGGATTCACTGAATGCGATGTACGGTAAATCTTCTCCGGGATTTGGAATCGGTTTTATTGTCAATGGCAGGGTTAATAACCATATTGATGTCAGGTTAACGCCAACACTGGTTTTTACAGACAGGCTGATGGAGTATGAATATGGACCATATGCGAATATTGGAGGTAATCAGTTCAATAATCCGGCTTTAACCAATACGATTGAAAAGAAAGTAGTTGCTACGATGGTTGAATTTCCATTGGGCATTAAAATCAAGTCTGACAGAA from Pedobacter sp. WC2423 carries:
- a CDS encoding M3 family oligoendopeptidase — its product is MSNLIITKKIRTYIPQTLEIKWENLSPVLDELLDRKITNAGELEKWLKDKSEFEAALEEDFAWRYIKMSCDTANEELVGSFQYFATEIEPKISPVANLLNQKLVDSPFIEELDQTKYFVYLRAIKKALEIYREENVELFTKLQITQQKYQATTGAMSVVINDKEYTLEQAAVLTKDIDRAVRQQAWETIQQRRLVDKDALNIVFDELIAMRHEVALNAGFENYRDYMFQALGRFDYSAKDCYAFHEAIENEIVPILREQAEKRAESLSLEELKPWDMEVSTSGKAALKPFKNGEELIDKTIAAFTAIDPELGRMLSIMKANNLFDVESRKGKAPGGYNYPLAETGAPFIFMNSAGSLRDLTTMVHEGGHAIHTFLTASLELNDFKHCPSEVAELASMSMELISMDQWDIYFDNPADLVRAKKEQLQDVLKTLPWVAVIDQFQHWIYTNPTNNAADREVAFKQIYERFGAGFSNWDGLEQEFGNIWQKQLHLFEVPFYYIEYAIAQLGAIAIWKNYKENPEKALQQYLDALALGYTKPMNEIYETAGIKFDFSSGYIKELASFVKDELDKLD
- a CDS encoding UbiA-like polyprenyltransferase, with translation MKKYFSLVLFAHSVFALPFAMIGFFLGVTTTDHPFNWVILLLVLLCMVFARNSAMAFNRYLDRDIDAKNPRTNMRDIPAGKVSANEALIFVIVNCVLFIVTTAFINPLCLYLSPVALFVVLFYSYTKRFTALCHMVLGLGLSLAPIGAYIAVTGHFALVPVLYSLAVLFWVSGFDIIYALQDEEFDKGEKLHSIPSALGRKKALRLSEFLHVLSAICVILPIVFSTFSWAYYIGVTFFCSMLIYQHLLVKPNDISKVNKAFATTNGFASVIFAACFLLDAFLRTILKF
- the yihA gene encoding ribosome biogenesis GTP-binding protein YihA/YsxC, whose protein sequence is MIIKSATFICSNTKISALPVANMPEYAFIGRSNVGKSSLINMLVNQHGLAKTSQKPGKTQLINHFLINEKWYIVDLPGYGYAKVSKNSRESWEKFIRNYITKRESLQCVFVLIDSRIPPQKIDIEFCCWMGEIQIPFVLAFTKTDKQSTSKTHQNIALFKKELSGWFEEIPPIFTTSAEKLVGRDEILNFVDQTNLDFAMPILTPEED
- the ubiE gene encoding bifunctional demethylmenaquinone methyltransferase/2-methoxy-6-polyprenyl-1,4-benzoquinol methylase UbiE: MNEKITPYQSATITKKEQVTTMFDNIAGTYDFLNHFLSAGIDILWRKKAIRELSALKPQHILDVATGTGDLAFEAIKILHPKKITGVDISAGMLEVARKKITDRNLQDIFSVEIGDSEGLKFEDNHFDAITVAFGVRNYQDLEKGLSDMLRVLKPGGKVVILEFSKPVAFPVKQLYNFYFKSILPVFGKIFSKDARAYTYLNESAVAFPDGKSFIAVMDKVGYQTTKHRPLTFGISTIYTGIKG
- a CDS encoding outer membrane beta-barrel protein, which translates into the protein MKLKISLFFVLLFSVAIARAQNWGGGVDDENVHFGFTFQYTGSSYKVKKKQNWRDPYQSMADPSRGAITDSLNAMYGKSSPGFGIGFIVNGRVNNHIDVRLTPTLVFTDRLMEYEYGPYANIGGNQFNNPALTNTIEKKVVATMVEFPLGIKIKSDRRNNFRAYMLYGAKYSIDIASRKKSDDSQLDEEFKFLKNKKSYWSLEAAFGLDLYFEYFKMSPEIKLSYSLNDVLDRTEINPYNNPIDKFMLRHVTFSLFFE